Proteins encoded within one genomic window of Setaria italica strain Yugu1 chromosome IV, Setaria_italica_v2.0, whole genome shotgun sequence:
- the LOC101755015 gene encoding uncharacterized protein LOC101755015 translates to MAAAAAAACRRAVSYTLLGPPAESLRVAAKAAAPATGDKFLDLLDANYNKAPKPQPAKTRTENASPTFVSSGDPCLDFFFHVVPGTPASSVTSLLANAWSAEPVTALRLTCNLRGVRGTGKSDREGFYAAALWMHGCHPATLALNAGPVAEFGYLKDLSEILHRIIHGSVSTRTPGKKARLAALGGFVIRARDGSRRFVHHRQERRNAPRCAETREARIAAANERKRAEAAARAVNRYARDPNYRLLHDCTADLFAKLLAEDMQKLADGKANELSLAAKWCPSLGSCYDRSTLMCEAIARRLFPKGSAPDLSEDLEDEYYAYRVRDRLQKAVAPLRRALEVPEIFVSAKAWGDVVYKRVASVAMKNYKDLFLKHDAERFGLYLADVKSGKVKIAAGALLPHEIVESVGDEVAALQWERMVSDLRGLGKLNNCIAVCDVSDSMHGQPMDVCVALGLLISELCEEPWHHRVITFTAQPQIHRVTGDTLWEKTDFIRQMKWGYNTNFQAVFDKLLSVAVAGKLPPERMVKKVFVFSDMEFDQASSNPWETDYEAITRKFTKAGYGEAIPDIVFWNLRDSRSVPVTSEQKGVALVSGYSKNMIKLFLDGEEVVPDKIPTPREVMDKAISWPEYEKLAVFD, encoded by the exons atggcggcggctgcagcagcagcgtgCCGGCGAGCCGTGTCCTACACCCTCCTCGGCCCACCAGCGGAGAGCCTCCGCGTCGCGGCGaaggcggccgcgcccgcgacCGGCGACAAGTTCCTGGACCTCCTCGACGCCAACTACAACAAGGCGCCCAAGCCGCAGCCGGCGAAGACCCGCACGGAGAACGCGTCGCCGACGTTCGTGTCCTCCGGTGACCCCTGCctcgacttcttcttccacgtCGTCCCTGGCACCCCGGCGTCGTCCGTCACCTCCCTCCTCGCCAACGCGTGGTCCGCCGAGCCGGTCACCGCGCTCCGCCTCACCTGCAACCTCCGCGGCGTGCGCGGCACCGGCAAGTCCGACCGCGAGGGCTTCTACGCCGCCGCGCTCTGGATGCACGGCTGCCACCCCGCCACGCTCGCCCTCAACGCGGGCCCCGTCGCGGAGTTCGGCTACCTCAAGGACCTCTCCGAGATCCTACACCGCATCATCCACGGCAGCGTCTCGACGAGGACCCCCGGGAAGAAGGCCCGCCTTGCCGCCCTGGGAGGCTTCGTCATCCGGGCCCGCGATGGGAGCCGTCGCTtcgtccaccaccgccaggaacGGCGGAACGCGCCGCGCTGCGCCGAGACGAGGGAGGcgcgcatcgccgccgccaacga GAGGAAgcgcgcggaggccgcggcgagaGCGGTCAACAGATACGCCCGTGACCCGAACTACCGGCTCCTGCACGACTGCACGGCGGACCTGTTCGCCAAGCTCCTCGCCGAGGACATGCAGAAGCTCGCCGACGGCAAGGCCAACGAGCTCTCGCTTGCCGCGAAGTGGTGCCCGTCGTTGGGAAGCTGCTACGACCGCTCGACGCTCATGTGCGAAGCCATCGCGCGCCGCCTCTTCCCCAAGGGCTCGGCGCCCGACCTCTCCGAGGACTTGGAAGACGAGTACTACGCCTACCGCGTGCGCGATCGCCTCCAAAAGGCGGTCGCGCCCCTGCGCCGCGCCCTCGAGGTCCCCGAGATCTTCGTCTCGGCGAAGGCGTGGGGGGACGTGGTGTACAAGCGCGTGGCCTCCGTGGCCATGAAGAACTACAAGGACCTCTTCCTCAAGCACGACGCCGAGCGCTTCGGGCTCTACCTCGCCGACGTGAAGTCGGGCAAGGTGAAGATCGCGGCGGGCGCCCTTCTCCCCCACGAGATCGTGGAATCAGTCGGCGACGAGGTCGCCGCGCTGCAGTGGGAGCGCATGGTCTCCGATCTTCGGGGACTCGGCAAGCTCAACAACTGCATCGCCGTGTGCGACGTGTCGGACAGCATGCATGGCCAGCCGATGGACGTGTGCGTCGCGCTCGGCCTCCTCATCTCCGAGCTCTGCGAAGAGCCGTGGCACCACCGTGTCATCACCTTCACCGCCCAGCCTCAGATACATCGGGTCACTGGCGATACCCTCTGGGAGAAGACAGACTTCATCCGTCAAATGAAGTGGGGCTATAACACCAACTTCCAGGCAGTGTTCGACAAGCTCCTCAGCGTTGCCGTCGCCGGCAAGCTGCCCCCAGAGCGGATGGTGAAGAAGGTGTTCGTGTTCAGCGACATGGAGTTCGACCAGGCGTCCTCGAATCCGTGGGAGACAGACTACGAGGCGATCACAAGGAAGTTCACAAAGGCTGGGTACGGCGAGGCGATCCCGGATATAGTGTTCTGGAACCTGCGCGACTCGCGGTCCGTGCCGGTGACCTCGGAGCAGAAGGGGGTGGCCCTGGTGAGCGGCTACTCCAAGAACATGATTAAGCTGTTCCTTGATGGCGAGGAGGTCGTGCCAGACAAGATCCCGACGCCGAGGGAAGTCATGGATAAGGCCATCTCATGGCCCGAGTACGAGAAGCTTGCCGTCTTTGATTGA
- the LOC101754603 gene encoding uncharacterized protein LOC101754603, giving the protein MHGCHPATLALNAGPVAEFGYLKDLPAPHHHRRRLDEDPREEGPPCRPAALGGFVIRARDGSRRFVHNRRARAPRRKGNAPRCAETREARIAAANERDRKTSADAAVERRRKRAEAAARAVDRYSRDTNYRLLHDCTADLFAKLLAEDMQKLADGKVNELSLAAKWCPSLGSCYDRSTLMCEAIARRLFPKGSAPDLPEDLEDEYYAYRVRDRLQKAVAPLRRALEVPEIFVSAKAWGDVVYKRVASVATKNYKDLFLKHDAERFKLYLADVEAGKAKIAAGGLLPHEILASIGTDGVANLQWQRMIADLRALGKLSNSIAVCDVSGSVEGLPMDVCVALGLLISELSDDPWHHRVARILSYT; this is encoded by the coding sequence ATGCACGGCTGCCACCCCGCCACGCTCGCCCTCAACGCGGGCCCCGTCGCGGAGTTCGGCTACCTCAAGGACCTCCCCGCACCGCATCATCATCGGCGGCGTCTCGACGAGGACCCCCGGGAAGAAGGCCCGCCTTGCCGCCCTGCCGCCCTGGGAGGCTTCGTCATCCGGGCCCGCGATGGCAGCCGTCGCTTCGTCCACAACCGCCGGGCGCGCGCGCCCCGGCGCAAGGGGAACGCGCCGCGCTGCGCCGAGACGAGGGAGGcgcgcatcgccgccgccaacgaGCGCGACCGGAAGACCtcggccgacgccgccgtcgagcgcaGGAGGAAgcgcgcggaggccgcggcgagaGCCGTCGACAGATACTCCCGTGACACGAACTACCGGCTCCTGCACGACTGCACGGCGGACCTGTTCGCCAAGCTCCTCGCCGAGGACATGCAGAAGCTCGCCGACGGCAAGGTCAACGAGCTCTCGCTTGCCGCGAAGTGGTGCCCGTCGTTGGGAAGCTGCTACGACCGCTCGACGCTCATGTGCGAAGCCATCGCGCGCCGCCTCTTCCCCAAGGGCTCGGCGCCCGACCTCCCCGAGGACTTGGAAGACGAGTACTACGCCTACCGCGTGCGCGATCGCCTCCAAAAGGCGGTCGCGCCCCTGCGCCGCGCCCTCGAGGTCCCCGAGATCTTCGTCTCGGCGAAGGCGTGGGGGGACGTGGTGTACAAGCGCGTGGCCTCCGTGGCCACGAAGAACTACAAGGACCTCTTCCTCAAGCACGACGCCGAGCGCTTCAAGCTCTACCTCGCCGACGTCGAGGCTGGCAAAGCGAAGATTGCGGCGGGCGGCCTGCTCCCCCACGAGATCCTGGCGTCCATCGGCACCGACGGCGTCGCCAACCTGCAGTGGCAGCGGATGATCGCCGACCTGCGGGCGCTCGGCAAGCTCAGCAACAGCATCGCCGTCTGCGACGTGTCGGGAAGCGTGGAGGGGCTCCCCATGGACGTGTGTGTCGCGCTCGGTCTCCTCATCTCCGAGCTCAGCGACGATCCATGGCACCACCGGGTCGCAAGAATCCTCAGCTACACGTGA